The Sphingobacteriales bacterium genomic sequence TGTACAGGCGGTACTGTTTGCGAAGCTGATTACGGCACGGCCACCACGGGCGCACAAATAGTTTGTGCGAACGGTGTAACTGAACCCATTGTTTATGAGGGCGCAGCAACCGGAGATTACCTAACCGTTTATGCCATTACCACTGGCGCTGAGTTAACATTAGTAAACTATACTATTAGCAATATTATTGATGCAGGTGCTTTAGGTTTAACCCCCGGAAACTATACCATACACGCGCTTAACGTGTTGGGTGCTGACATTCCAACTTTACAGGCTGCAATTGCCGATGGTACTATTAAAACCGGATTTGATGCTGCCGGATTTATTGTTGAAGGTTTAGTTTGTGCCGAATTAGATATGACGGGTATTAGCCTAACCGTACTTACCCCAGTTAGTGTTGAGGTAAAAGAAACCTGTATTGAAATTAATGGCAATAAAGAAATTACTGTTGCTTTTTATATTACAGGTGGCTACCCCGAAATGGATGCCAGCAGCCTTTATAATATTACCGAAGATTTTAACGGTGCATGGGCTTACGGTGATACCTTAAAATTAGTTAAAAACGAAGGCGAAGCCTATAATATTACCGTTACCGACGACTATGGCTGCACTACCTCAGTTTTAGGCGAGGCAACTTGCCTAAAATGTACCAATAACGCCGGTACAATGGAAATGTTAGACTTACAATACGTATGTAACGATGGCAGCATTTCTGTAGAAACTATAGGCGAAGAAGTAAGTGCCGATGCCAAATTAATTTATGTTGTACACGACAACGCAGGCAATAGTTTAGGTAATATACTGGCTATTGATAACGATGGCAATGCCGTTGGTACATTTACTTTAGCCGATATTGCCGGCGGCCAAACCAATACAGTTTACTATGTATCGGCAGTTGTGGGCAACACTATAGATGGTGAAGTTGATTTTACCGATGCTTGTACCGTATTTGCTTTACCCGGAACCCCCATTGTTTTCTTAGCTCCAATAGTTGTTTCAGTTGTTTCAACCGAATGTGACGACAACCAAAACGGCGTGGTAACATTTAGTGTTACCGGCGGCTTGCCCTCGTTCGATGCTAATGCTACTTATACCACAAACGGTAGTGTATCGGGCACTTTTGGCGCAGGGCAACTTATTGCTACTGGCTCGTTGGCCGATGGCGATAGCTACTCGCTAAACGTAAATGATGGCATATGCGAATCAAGTATTAATGGCTTTGTAAAATGTGCTAAATGCGGTAACCAACCCGGAACATACGCTATCGGCAAAGACAATCCGGTTGTTAGCTGCTCAGGTGGCTCGGCCAGCATAGTTTTTGACGGCATTTTAGTTGATTCAGATTCACAACAAATGTATGTATTGATGAGTGATATGTTCAGCGCTCCCGCCGATGTATTGGCTAACGCCATTAAAATTAGCGCAGACGGCACATTTGACAGCGAAGGTCTTGCATGCGGCACGTCTTACTACGTTACTTCAATTGTTGGCCCTGTTGATGGCAATGGTGCCATGGACCCTGTAAGCAACTGTACCAAAGTATCGGGCGATATGGTTCAATTAATATTTGCCTGCCCCATGACAATTGATGTGGACGTTAATTGCGATAAAGTAACCGGATGCGCAGTTTATACTGTAGCTATTTCGGGCGGTTCTGCACCTTACTCGGTAACAGGCGCTATTGCAGTTGACAATGTTGGCGAACTTGAAAATCTTAGCTTTACACTTTGCCAAGATGGTAAACCTTGGAACCTTAATGTAACCGATGCTATTGGCTGCGGTCAAGAAACTTCGGGTGTAGAAAACTGCGAAAAAACTACCGCTATTGAATTGATTAGCTTTACCGGAAAAGCCCTTGACCACAGCAACCAACTAAACTGGGAAACTGCCAACGAATTAGCCAATGAATACTTCGTATTGTCGCGCTCGTTTGATGGTCAAAACTTTACCAATATAGCTCAGGTTAAAGGCGCAGGTACTACTAATATGCCAACCCAATATCAATACAACGACAATGACGTGAAAGACGGCTTTGTTTACTACCAATTACATAGCGTAAATATTAACAACGAAATTACTAAAGTTGACCAAACCGTTGTGTTAAAACGCGGCCAAATTGTAGTAAATCCAATAACAGTAAGTCCAGTACCAACAAAAGCTAATTTAGATATTGCTGTTACTGCTACCCAAAATGGCTTTACTAACGTAATTGTAGCCGACGTTAGTGGTAAAATTGTATTAGATCGCCAAATGCCTACTGTTATAGGTAAGAATACATTAAATATTAATGTTGCCAACTTACCCGCCGGTGTGTATTTTGTAACCGTTAAAGATGATGCCAACAATAGCGTTGCTAAATTTGTAAAAGAATAAAAATCTTAAAACAAATATTGGAATATTAACCAAATAAACGCTTTTTAAGGCTTAATAAGTAAACTACCCGCCCTTGTAAGTTGTTATACTTGCAAGGGCGGTTTTTATAAAGACGAAATGAATAGTACTAAACCCTTATTACTTTATACTTCTTAAATCTAACTGTTTGAGGTAGAAAAAATGAGTGCATGTAGCTGCATAAACTTCCGGGATAATCTATTGATTTTATAGAAAATCGTAAACTGGAAAATATTTCATCCTCGTAAAATTATTATCCGGATTTAAAAAACAATCCGGAAAAACTGGTTCTTAGCTTTTGCAATGATAATTAATCAAACATATATAGCAATGATATCTAAAAATAACAAATCAAATTTATATCGTTTTATGATAGGTGGCCTCTTTATAGCCACGCTGATATTTTTTATGGCAAGTTGCCAGCCAGCCGACCCCGATGCGGCCAAAATTAAATTGACAAAAGAAAAAATTGCGCGAGGCGATTCTTTAACTTTTGATGACCTGAATAATAGGGTAATTACCAATGATAAAAAAATGGCAAAGGATCCAGCGTTTGTTGATTTACTCGAAGCTATAAAAACTGATAACTATAATCTAATTATGGACCACACAATACCCAAAGAACGGTTGATGGATGCACACAGGGTATTTAAGCGCGAAATGTCGGACGAGCAGTTTGCTGCCGAGAAAATACGTTTTGAACAAGAAAACCCCGATTATTATTATGATTATATGGCAATTTTAGCAGGCCAATACGAGCAACTAAAAATTACCATGGAGCAATACCGCTTAGACCCTGCGCGGATAAAAATAGATAGTGTTACAACACAACAAGCTTTTGATTTAGGTGATACCGGAGAAGCAACAGTACATATGAATTTTCAGCAAAATAACCGAAAATACCGTATTTCTGCCATGAAATGTGTTAAGTTTGACGGGAAGTGGTATTTTACCAATTGGCTGGTGTTGGTTAAAATGGGTGCATAATACCATTTTATAGCTGTTTTGTCTGCCGTTGTTTACGCTTGCATATTTATTTTGGAGCTTTAAGAACTAAGTAAACAGCTAAAATACCAAACACAATATTAGGCACCCACACAGCTAATAAAGGTGCTAAGTTGCCGTTTGTGGCAAACGTAGTCGAAAATTGAAGTAGCAACACATATAAACTACT encodes the following:
- a CDS encoding T9SS type A sorting domain-containing protein, translated to MTTRKPCRLPLPDEPNVAEIIGLMDTFNGENPIKVTSVTTFFNTLNNNGLVQADDVCVAVVDTPYPVQVVSGQDCDANLDFSADQPLTISICPGEAIDLLFDEATVNAGLADNPLLVYLIFDKDPSGKQLFLDVNPLAGSLPPLAGGTDLGSDGYGLGLSNIWVVGAIANIDANGDTTFTIDCFASTENAVAITYLPSSDALCANDDCADALVEFADLTPTYVPLCPGESFSFAANTTTINYGAEPGANPGVIWLFTMANPGGGDPLLVFDPLTDFATFGNITTTSAVIVSSPGLEGKKYYITGILASDIVIEPAELGCPAWTSSVVVDFLLPESLACKGKDCLADYGDVNTSPITTCPDVDFDFSATNFQAGDYTQFYIITENLGGDLVIKAITTATTFNATDLGLAAGTYAIHAFNVANGDVDAVITAITDGVVKEIEDLQGSIDFDVICGEVDGTGVALTVLDANDPACQTGPVCEAEYGTVETVGPITACFSKAADAITITGDNQSIDFVTLFIISQGANSEILNYSSSNIIEPSLSGLNPGTYKVHAFNILFDHVDELNAGLSDETINTVADLVAAIADGLLCAEIDADGIELIVLSDDDPACTGGTVCEADYGTATTGAQIVCANGVTEPIVYEGAATGDYLTVYAITTGAELTLVNYTISNIIDAGALGLTPGNYTIHALNVLGADIPTLQAAIADGTIKTGFDAAGFIVEGLVCAELDMTGISLTVLTPVSVEVKETCIEINGNKEITVAFYITGGYPEMDASSLYNITEDFNGAWAYGDTLKLVKNEGEAYNITVTDDYGCTTSVLGEATCLKCTNNAGTMEMLDLQYVCNDGSISVETIGEEVSADAKLIYVVHDNAGNSLGNILAIDNDGNAVGTFTLADIAGGQTNTVYYVSAVVGNTIDGEVDFTDACTVFALPGTPIVFLAPIVVSVVSTECDDNQNGVVTFSVTGGLPSFDANATYTTNGSVSGTFGAGQLIATGSLADGDSYSLNVNDGICESSINGFVKCAKCGNQPGTYAIGKDNPVVSCSGGSASIVFDGILVDSDSQQMYVLMSDMFSAPADVLANAIKISADGTFDSEGLACGTSYYVTSIVGPVDGNGAMDPVSNCTKVSGDMVQLIFACPMTIDVDVNCDKVTGCAVYTVAISGGSAPYSVTGAIAVDNVGELENLSFTLCQDGKPWNLNVTDAIGCGQETSGVENCEKTTAIELISFTGKALDHSNQLNWETANELANEYFVLSRSFDGQNFTNIAQVKGAGTTNMPTQYQYNDNDVKDGFVYYQLHSVNINNEITKVDQTVVLKRGQIVVNPITVSPVPTKANLDIAVTATQNGFTNVIVADVSGKIVLDRQMPTVIGKNTLNINVANLPAGVYFVTVKDDANNSVAKFVKE